In the Phaseolus vulgaris cultivar G19833 chromosome 7, P. vulgaris v2.0, whole genome shotgun sequence genome, one interval contains:
- the LOC137827980 gene encoding lysM domain receptor-like kinase 3 has product MCKSRKSTDAVQPGSRRSSNTNSNRNMNNSPCPHPKRTLTSSSSNYETSTSDVPITESRSYVFENNNDWSKASSISSRASLSSLKDTLPESPNIYHFSEISAATANFSAPRLSSSSWRCLIRHRDVVVSRRNFRQQMDLPELSRRLAMICRSHHSSLVKLLGASVSGAVIFLVYEFVPGASIADCLRNRRNPSFTDLVTWTSRMQIASDVAHGLDYIHNFSGSDSGSGSSSGFVHNHIKSSSIVITEDNLRAKICHFGSSDLCGEAVDGAGEESGGRRVRIEGTRGYMAPEFQVSGVATKKSDVYAFGVVVLELLCGEEAVKFEFNDGGSYKRTSVVDTARVAAGEYGGVRKWMDKRLRDSFPVNVAERMIRVGLDCVGNDPNERPDMGRVSIEVSKLYLESKEWDQKMGTDIDLSVSLAPR; this is encoded by the coding sequence ATGTGCAAATCCAGAAAGAGCACCGATGCTGTACAACCAGGAAGCAGACGAAGCAGCAACACCAACTCCAATAGAAACATGAACAATTCCCCTTGTCCTCACCCAAAGCGAACCCTAACATCGTCATCTTCCAACTACGAAACCTCAACCAGCGACGTCCCCATCACAGAATCAAGAAGCTACGTATTCGAAAACAACAACGACTGGTCAAAAGCCTCTTCCATCTCAAGCCGCGCCTCTCTCTCAAGCCTCAAAGATACGCTCCCTGAAAGCCCTAACATATACCACTTCTCCGAGATCTCCGCCGCCACCGCCAACTTCTCCGCCCCACGCCTCTCTTCCTCCTCCTGGCGCTGCCTAATCCGCCACCGAGATGTTGTTGTTTCTCGCCGCAACTTCCGCCAACAAATGGACCTCCCGGAGCTCAGCCGCCGCCTCGCCATGATCTGCCGGAGCCACCACAGCAGCCTCGTCAAACTCCTCGGTGCCTCCGTCTCCGGCGCCGTCATCTTCCTCGTCTACGAATTTGTTCCCGGCGCCAGCATCGCCGACTGCCTCCGTAACCGCCGGAATCCCAGCTTCACCGATCTTGTCACGTGGACCTCGAGGATGCAGATCGCCTCCGACGTCGCCCACGGCCTCGATTACATCCACAATTTCTCTGGTTCCGATTCCGGTTCGGGATCTAGTTCTGGTTTCGTTCATAATCACATCAAGAGCTCCAGCATTGTTATCACGGAGGATAATTTGCGCGCGAAAATTTGCCACTTCGGCTCGTCGGATCTCTGCGGCGAGGCAGTCGATGGGGCCGGGGAAGAATCCGGTGGACGGAGGGTGAGGATCGAGGGGACGAGAGGGTACATGGCGCCGGAGTTTCAGGTCAGCGGCGTAGCGACGAAGAAGAGCGACGTGTACGCGTTCGGCGTGGTGGTTTTGGAGCTGCTGTGCGGGGAAGAGGCGGTGAAATTCGAATTCAACGACGGCGGCAGTTATAAGAGGACGAGCGTGGTGGATACGGCAAGAGTGGCGGCGGGGGAATATGGCGGTGTGAGGAAGTGGATGGATAAGAGGTTGAGGGATTCGTTTCCGGTGAATGTGGCTGAGAGGATGATTCGGGTCGGATTAGACTGTGTTGGGAATGACCCGAATGAGAGACCCGACATGGGTCGCGTATCGATTGAGGTGTCAAAGTTGTATTTAGAATCGAAGGAATGGGATCAGAAAATGGGAACCGATATTGACTTATCGGTCTCATTAGCCCCACGGTGA
- the LOC137827981 gene encoding uncharacterized protein C24H6.02c, with protein MAVGAMAARMLQRRFISIFTRQTHHPVIQECSWYSNTCAILNRFGFHQRGIATNTNPIKPVREDVENSEADTLKLSPNPDNLATSVSVNDTSSVQFSAKSSLKTSSRHDLAMIFTCKVCETRSIKTVCRESYEKGVVVARCGGCNNLHLIADHLGWFGEPGSVEDFLATRGEEVKRGSIDTLNLTLEDLAGRKP; from the exons ATGGCCGTGGGAGCTATGGCGGCAAGGATGTTGCAGAGGCGATTCATCTCAATCTTCACAAGACAAACCCATCACCCCGTTATTCAAG AATGTTCTTGGTATTCTAATACCTGCGCAATATTAAATAGATTTGGATTTCATCAAAGGGGGATCGCTACAAATACAAATCCAATCAAACCTGTTCGTGAAGATGTAGAAAATAGTGAAGCTGACACCTTAAAACTAAGTCCAAACCCAGATAATCTTGCTACATCCGTTAGTGTTAATGATACCTCCTCTGTACAGTTTTCTGCCAAGTCAAGTTTGAAGACATCTTCAAGGCATGATCTGGCAATGATTTTCACCTGCAAGGTCTGTGAAACGAGATCCATTAAGACGGTTTGTCGTGAGTCATACGAGAAAGGTGTAGTGGTGGCAAGATGTGGGGGGTGTAATAATCTTCACCTCATTGCAGATCACCTTGGGTGGTTTGGCGAACCAGGAAGCGTTGAGGACTTCTTGGCTACTCGTGGAGAAGAAGTGAAAAGAGGTTCAATTGACACACTGAATCTTACATTGGAAGATTTAGCTGGAAGAAAACCTTGA
- the LOC137827683 gene encoding ATPase GET3B-like yields MACRSVVSSSLHMTNFMAVKGVLSFAPNPPLFHHLPKVVTFVSLSASVKLPTKSFQVRSVVGTTEAASEFDEMVSGTKRKYYMLGGKGGVGKTSCAASLAVKFANNGHPTLVVSTDPAHSLSDSFAQDLTGGALVPVEGPDFPLFALEINPEKSREEFRNAAQKNGGTGVKDFMDGMGLGMIADQLGELKLGELLDSPPPGLDEAIAISKVMQFLESQEYSMFTRIVFDTAPTGHTLRLLSLPDFLDASIGKILKLRQKIASATSAIKSVFGQENTQQNSADKLEKLRERMLKVRELFRDTDSTEFVIVTIPTVMAVSESSRLSASLKKENVPVKRLVVNQILPPSPSDCKFCAMKRKDQMRALDLIQNDPELSSLLMIQAPLVDVEIRGVPALKFLGDIIWK; encoded by the exons ATGGCATGTCGCTCTGTTGTTTCGTCTTCCCTTCACATGACAAACTTCATGGCTGTTAAGGGTGTTCTCTCTTTTGCACCTAACCCTCCTCTGTTTCATCATCTCCCCAAAGTCGTCACCTTTGTTTCCCTTTCTGCTTCCGTTAAACTCCCCACAAAGTCATTTCAAG tgAGATCGGTGGTTGGTACTACAGAAGCTGCATCAGAGTTTGATGAAATGGTTTCTGGGACTAAGAGGAAGTATTACATGCTAGGTGGGAAAGGAGGGGTTGGGAAGACAAGCTGTGCTGCTTCACTTGCTGTTAAATTTGCCAATAATGGACACCCAACTCTTGTGGTTTCCACTGATCCAGCACATTCTTTGAGTGATTCTTTTGCTCAG GATTTGACAGGGGGGGCATTGGTGCCAGTGGAAGGACCTGATTTTCCACTTTTTGCTCTTGAA ATAAACCCTGAGAAGTCTAGGGAAGAGTTTCGAAATGCCGCTCAAAAAAATGGTGGAACTGGAGTCAAAGACTTCATGGATGGCATGGGTCTCGGAATGATTGCAGATCAG TTGGGAGAGCTAAAACTTGGAGAACTACTGGATTCACCACCTCCTGGACTGGATGAAGCTATTGCAATCTCCAAG GTTATGCAATTTCTTGAATCACAGGAATATAGCATGTTTACTCGAATAGTATTTGACACTGCACCTACG GGTCATACATTACGATTGTTGTCCTTGCCTGATTTCTTGGATGCATCTATTGGCAAGATACTAAAG CTAAGACAAAAGATAGCTTCTGCTACATCAGCAATTAAATCTGTGTTTGGGCAAGAAAATACCCAACAGAATTCT GCTGACAAATTGGAGAAACTTAGGGAGAGAATGTTAAAAGTGCGTGAACTTTTTCGTGACACTGATTCGACTGAATTTGTCATTGTTACAATCCCCACG GTGATGGCAGTTAGCGAATCATCTAGATTGAGTGCTTCCCTGAAGAAGGAAAATGTTCCTGTTAAGAGACTGGTTGTCAACCAGATTCTTCCACCATCCCCATCTGATTGCAAGTTTTGTGCTATGAAAAGAAAG GATCAGATGCGTGCTCTTGATTTAATTCAGAATGATCCAGAACTTTCCagcttattgatgattcaagcACCACTAGTTGATGTTGAGATAAGAGGTGTTCCGGCTCTCAAATTTCTTGGTGACATTATTTGGAAATGA